From one Lotus japonicus ecotype B-129 chromosome 3, LjGifu_v1.2 genomic stretch:
- the LOC130747575 gene encoding vacuolar protein sorting-associated protein 41 homolog, producing the protein MAPIPSENGVEGDDEREEEEDEEEDEEEDDEGVDEEEEEPRLKYQRMGGSVPSLLASDGASCIAVAERMIALGTHDGVVHILDFLGNQVKEFAAHVAVVNDLSFDKDGEYIGSCSDDGSVVISSLFSDEKMKLEYHRPMKAIALDPDYARNTARRFVAGGLAGNLYLNSKRWLGYRDQVLHSGEGPIHAVKWRTSLVAWANDAGVKVYDTANDQRVTFIERPRSSPRPEILVPHLVWQDDTLLVIGWGTSVKIASIRTNRHQAVNGTYRQVPLSGMTQVDIVASFQTSYFISGIAPFGDALVVLAYIPGEEDGETDFSSSAPSRQGNAQRPEVRIATRNNDELSTDALPLHGFEHYKAKDYSLAHSPFSGSSYAGGQWAAGDEPVYYIVSPKDVVIAKPRDVEDHIAWLLQHGWHEKALAVVESGQGRSELVDEVGSRYLDHLIVERKYAEAASLCPKLLRGSASAWERWVFHFAHLRQLPVLVPYMPTENPRLRDTAYEVALVALATNPSFHKDLLSTVKSWPPVIYSVMPVISAIEPQLNTSSMTDPLKEALAELYVIHGQHEKAFSLYADLMKPEVFDFIDKYNLHDAIREKVVQVMMLDCKRAVPLLIQNKDLISPPEVVKQLLDADIKCDCRYFLHLYLHSLFEVNPHAGKDFHDLQVELYADYDPKMLLPFLRGSQHYTLEKAYEICVRRDLMREQVFILGRMGNSKQALAVIINKLGDIEEAVEFVTMQHDDELWEELIKQCLHKPEMVGILLEHTVGNLDPLYIVNKVPNGMEIPRLRDRLVKIITDYRTETSLRHGCNDILKADCVNLLIKYYKEAKQGIYLSNEEDEPRAKRASQMFEKSPSLRTMEVKSKTRGGGRCCICFDPFSIQNVSVIVFFCCHAYHTTCLMDSSYTSSSKKDNGATSRETETYDAYNGFVDDSSDEEEETETGGSRMRCILCTTAAS; encoded by the exons ATGGCTCCGATTCCCTCCGAGAACGGCGTCGAAGGCGACgatgagagagaagaagaagaggacgaagaagaagatgaagaagaagacgaTGAAGGCgtagatgaagaagaggaagagccACGGCTCAAGTACCAGAGAATGGGAGGAAGCGTACCTTCGCTTCTAGCCAGTGATGGAGCGTCTTGCATCGCCGTCGCCGAACGGATGATCGCTCTCGGTACTCACGACGGCGTCGTTCACATCCTTGATTTCCTCGGGAATCAG GTGAAAGAATTCGCTGCTCATGTTGCGGTTGTGAATGACCTCAGCTTTGATAAAGATGGTGAATATATTGGAAGCTGTTCGGATGATGGATCGGTTGTAATAAGCAGCCTCTTTTCTGATGAGAAGATGAAGTTAGAGTATCATCGCCCTATGAAGGCGATTGCTCTGGACCCGGATTATGCTAGAAACACGGCTAGGAGATTTGTTGCTGGTGGTTTAGCAGggaatttatatttaaattcaaAGAGATGGTTAGGATATCGTGACCAG GTTTTGCACTCTGGAGAAGGTCCAATACATGCAGTGAAGTGGAGAACAAGTCTTGTTGCTTGGGCAAATGATGCAGGAGTGAAGGTTTATGATACTGCCAATGACCAACGTGTAACATTTATTGAAAGGCCACGAAGTAGCCCTCGACCTGAGATTTTGGTTCCTCACTTGGTTTGGCAG GATGACACCCTTTTGGTAATAGGCTGGGGAACATCTGTAAAAATTGCTTCGATAAGGACAAACCGTCATCAAGCCGTCAATGGGACGTACAGGCAAGTTCCTTTGTCTGGAATGACCCAGGTGGATATTGTGGCATCTTTTCAAACTAGCTATTTCATCTCAGGAATTGCCCCCTTTGGTGATGCTTTGGTTGTTCTAGCATATATTCCtggagaagaagatggagaaaCGGATTTTAGTAGCTCTGCTCCTTCACGGCAG GGTAATGCACAAAGACCAGAAGTACGGATAGCAACACGGAACAATGATGAACTTTCAACAGATGCTCTACCATTACATGGCTTTGAGCATTACAAGGCAAAGGACTATTCTCTTGCTCATTCTCCCTTTTCGG GTAGCAGTTATGCTGGTGGTCAATGGGCTGCAGGTGATGAACCAGTTTATTATATTGTATCCCCAAAGGATGTAGTTATTGCAAAGCCAAG GGACGTTGAAGATCATATCGCTTGGCTTCTTCAACATGGGTGGCATGAAAAAGCTTTGGCTGTGGTTGAATCTGGTCAGGGGCGGAGCGAACTAGTTGATGAG GTGGGTTCTAGATACCTTGATCATTTGATCGTGGAAAGAAAATATGCTGAAGCAGCTTCTTTATGTCCAAAGTTGCTTCGAGGATCAGCCTCAGCATGGGAGAG ATGGGTTTTCCACTTTGCACACCTCCGCCAACTCCCTGTTTTGGTTCCTTACATGCCTACAGAAAATCCTAGATTGCGTGATACTGCTTATGAG GTTGCTCTAGTTGCATTGGCTACAAATCCTTCTTTTCATAAGGATCTCTTGTCCACTGTTAAATCCTGGCCTCCTGTAATTTATTCTGTAATGCCTGTTATTTCGGCTATCGAACCTCAGCTGAATACTTCATCCATGACAGATCCACTCAAGGAG GCATTAGCAGAGCTGTATGTAATTCATGGGCAACATGAGAAGGCCTTCTCGTTGTATGCTGAT CTCATGAAACCAGAAGTATTTGACTTCATTGATAAATATAATCTACATGATGCAATTCGTGAAAAG GTTGTCCAAGTGATGATGCTTGACTGCAAGCGTGCTGTTCCTCTATTAATTCAAAATAAGGACTTAATAAGTCCCCCTGAAGTTGTGAAGCAGCTACTAGATGCTGATATTAAGTGTGACTGCAGATATTTCCTACATTTATATCTCCATTCATTATTTGAAGTAAATCCACATGCTGGGAAGGATTTTCATGATTTGCAG GTAGAACTCTATGCAGACTATGATCCAAAGATGCTGCTACCTTTTCTTCGAGGCAGTCAACACTATACCCTTGAGAAG GCTTATGAAATTTGCGTTAGGAGAGACCTAATGAGAGAGCAAGTCTTCATCCTTGGAAGGATGGGAAACTCAAAACAAGCCCTAGCtgttattataaataaattaggGGACATAGAGGAG GCTGTAGAGTTTGTGACCATGCAGCATGATGATGAACTTTGGGAAGAACTGATCAAGCAATGCCTTCACAAACCTGAAATG GTGGGCATACTATTGGAGCACACAGTTGGAAACCTTGATCCCCTCTACATTGTAAATAAGGTTCCCAATGGGATGGAAATACCTCG GCTCAGGGATCGGCTGGTAAAAATTATCACTGATTATAGGACTGAAACATCACTTAGGCATGGGTGCAATGATATCCTTAAG GCAGACTGTGTCAACTTATTAATTAAGTATTACAAAGAGGCAAAGCAAGGAATATATTTAAGTAATGAAGAAGACGAGCCGCGAGCTAAAAGAGCTTCTCAGATGTTTGAGAAATCCCCGAGTCTGAGAACCATGGAAGTGAAATCAAAGACTAGGGGTGGGGGAAGATGTTGTATATGTTTTGACCCCTTTTCTATACAGAATGTATCAgtcattgttttcttttgctGTCATGCTTATCACACAACTTGTCTTATGGATTCTTCCTACACTAGTAGTAGCAAGAAAGATAATGGAGCCACTTCCCGAGAGACAGAAACATATGATGCTTACAATGGTTTTGTTGATGATAGtagtgatgaagaggaagagacGGAGACAGGTGGCAGTCGAATGCGTTGTATATTGTGTACTACTGCTGCTAGTTGA
- the LOC130742622 gene encoding uncharacterized protein LOC130742622, with product MKHHALSFLFIFVTFSSYLTAAHILKIPRLSPIAEWETTLRDPIAIANDDTQEDVKTFYYNQVLDHFNYKPESYQTFQQRYLINFKYWGGANSSAPILAYLGAESSIDNSSTNIGFLVDNAPSLNALLVYIEHRYYGKSIPFGSREEAFKDANTLGYFNSAQAIADYAAVLIHIKKTLHAPNSPVIVVGGSYGGMLATWFRLKYPHLAIGALASSAPILYFDNMTPQNAYYSVVKRDFREASGTCYETIVNSKSEIKRVASQPNGLSILSQKFNTCNPLNSSFELQNYLESMYIRAAQYNHPPRYPVNVICGGIDGASLGSDILSKIYAGVVAYIGNTTCKFNGPTNVSETRVGWRWQTCSEMVMPIGIGNDSMFQPAPFNFTTFAEQCHTKYGVSPRAHWVTTYYGGHNIKLVLQKFGSNIIFSNGLRDPYSSGGVLKNISESLVAVHTINGSHGLDILAANQSDPEWLVEQRKIEIKIIKDWITQYHADLDSN from the exons ATGAAACACCAcgctttgtcatttctttttatctttgtcACATTCTCATCTTATCTCACTGCAGCACATATATTGAAGATTCCAAGGTTGAGCCCAATTGCTGAATGGGAAACAACCTTACGCGACCCTATTGCAATTGCAAATGATGATACACAAGAAGATGTCAAAACATTTTACTACAATCAGGTTCTGGATCACTTCAACTATAAGCCTGAGAGCTACCAAACATTTCAACAAAGATATTTGATCAATTTCAAGTACTGGGGTGGTGCAAATTCTAGTGCCCCAATACTTGCCTACCTCGGTGCAGAATCATCAATAGATAATTCCTCTACAAACATAGGATTTCTTGTTGATAACGCACCTTCTTTGAACGCTCTCTTGGTATACATAGAG CACCGGTATTATGGGAAATCAATACCATTTGGATCAAGGGAAGAAGCATTCAAGGATGCCAACACTCTTGGGTATTTTAACTCTGCTCAAGCAATTGCAGATTATGCTGCAGTGCTCATACACATCAAGAAGACATTACATGCCCCTAATTCCCCTGTGATTGTAGTTGGAGGATCATATGGTGGAA TGCTTGCTACATGGTTTAGGCTCAAATATCCCCACCTGGCCATTGGTGCCCTGGCCTCATCAGCTCCAATACTCTACTTCGATAATATGACGCCACAAAATGCTTACTACTCTGTTGTTAAAAGGGATTTCCGA GAAGCCAGTGGAACATGCTACGAAACAATAGTAAACTCAAAGTCTGAAATCAAAAGAGTAGCTTCTCAGCCAAATGGTCTTTCCATTCTGAGCCAGAAATTCAACACTTGCAA TCCCTTGAACTCGTCTTTTGAGTTGCAGAACTACCTAGAGTCCATGTACATTCGTGCGGCTCAATACAATCATCCTCCAAGATATCCAGTGAATGTAATTTGTGGTGGCATCGATGGAGCTTCTTTAGGGAGTGACATCCTCAGTAAGATATATGCAGGCGTTGTGGCTTACATCGGAAACACCACTTGCAAATTTAATGGCCCTACTAATGTATCAGAGACACGTGTGGGTTGGAGATGGCAG ACATGTAGTGAAATGGTGATGCCCATCGGCATAGGAAACGATAGTATGTTCCAACCTGCTCCTTTCAACTTCACAACATTTGCCGAACAGTGTCACACAAAATATGGTGTCTCACCTCGTGCGCATTGGGTCACTACTTACTATGGTGGTCAT AATATAAAATTGGTCCTTCAAAAGTTTGGTAGCAACATCATTTTCTCAAATGGACTGAGAGATCCATACAGTAGTGGCGG GGTTCTGAAGAACATTTCAGAGAGTCTTGTTGCCGTCCATACAATCAATG GATCTCATGGCCTTGATATTTTGGCTGCAAATCAAAGCGATCCAGAATGGTTGGTCGAACAGAGGAAGATAGAGATTAAGATTATCAAAGACTGGATCACCCAATATCATGCTGATCTTGATTCAAACTAA